One stretch of Amycolatopsis tolypomycina DNA includes these proteins:
- the rpsP gene encoding 30S ribosomal protein S16, with amino-acid sequence MAVKIKLQRLGKIRAPYYRIIVADARTRRDGKAIETIGKYHPKEEPSLIEVVSDRAQYWLGVGAQPTEPVQRLLEITGDWQKFKGLPGAEGTLKVAEPKPSKQDLFNAALAAAGEEPSADATTPKKKSAPKKAEAEKAEAAEGEKSE; translated from the coding sequence GTGGCCGTCAAGATCAAGCTGCAGCGCCTCGGCAAGATCCGTGCGCCGTACTACCGCATCATCGTCGCCGACGCGCGCACCCGCCGGGACGGCAAGGCCATCGAGACGATCGGCAAGTACCACCCGAAGGAAGAGCCGAGCCTGATCGAGGTCGTCTCCGACCGCGCCCAGTACTGGCTGGGTGTCGGCGCGCAGCCGACCGAGCCGGTCCAGCGCCTGCTGGAGATCACCGGTGACTGGCAGAAGTTCAAGGGCCTGCCGGGCGCCGAGGGCACCCTGAAGGTGGCCGAGCCGAAGCCGTCCAAGCAGGACCTGTTCAACGCGGCGCTGGCCGCGGCCGGCGAGGAGCCCTCCGCCGACGCCACCACGCCGAAGAAGAAGTCCGCCCCGAAGAAGGCCGAGGCCGAGAAGGCGGAGGCCGCTGAGGGCGAGAAGTCCGAGTGA
- a CDS encoding RNA-binding protein, giving the protein MSFLADSLEHLVRGIVDNPDEVRVELLTTRRGRTLEVHVHPDDLGKVIGRGGRTATALRTVMGGIGGRGVRVDVVDTDR; this is encoded by the coding sequence GTGAGTTTCCTCGCGGACTCCCTCGAGCACCTGGTGCGCGGGATCGTCGACAACCCGGACGAGGTCCGGGTCGAGCTGCTGACCACCCGCCGTGGCCGCACGCTCGAGGTGCACGTGCACCCCGATGACCTCGGCAAGGTGATCGGCCGGGGTGGTCGCACGGCGACCGCCCTGCGCACCGTCATGGGTGGCATCGGTGGCCGCGGCGTCCGCGTGGACGTCGTCGACACCGACCGCTGA
- the rimM gene encoding ribosome maturation factor RimM (Essential for efficient processing of 16S rRNA) encodes MDVVVGRIAKAHGIRGELAVDVRTDSPEERFKIGAAVTTKLRDGSKRELTIAAAREHSGRLLVRFEEVLTRDVAETLRGALLVADTAALPPTADPDEFYDHELAGLRAELTDGTVVGKVVEVVHSPAGELLELNVDGRSALVPFVRAIVPTVDVAGGRVVLDPPEGLLDA; translated from the coding sequence ATGGACGTCGTAGTCGGCCGCATCGCGAAGGCGCACGGAATCCGCGGGGAACTCGCGGTGGACGTGCGCACGGACTCGCCGGAAGAGCGGTTCAAGATCGGTGCGGCCGTCACGACGAAGCTGCGTGACGGCAGCAAGAGGGAACTCACCATCGCAGCCGCCCGCGAACACAGCGGGCGGCTGCTGGTGCGTTTCGAGGAGGTCCTCACCCGCGACGTCGCCGAGACGCTGCGGGGCGCGCTGCTCGTGGCCGACACGGCCGCGCTGCCGCCGACCGCGGACCCCGACGAGTTCTACGACCACGAGCTGGCCGGCCTGCGGGCCGAGCTGACCGACGGCACGGTCGTCGGGAAGGTCGTCGAGGTCGTCCACTCGCCCGCCGGCGAGCTGCTGGAGCTGAACGTGGACGGCCGTTCGGCGCTCGTGCCGTTCGTCCGCGCGATCGTCCCCACCGTGGACGTCGCCGGTGGCCGCGTCGTGCTCGACCCGCCGGAAGGGCTCCTGGACGCCTGA